A genomic stretch from Pseudomonadota bacterium includes:
- the nrfD gene encoding polysulfide reductase NrfD has product MSFRPIAEIGETPLLPERITFGSVSESISRPIEDRAPLGWWACFAVAVFFLGVLFVSLAYLFWEGIGAWGNNSPAGWAWDITNFVWWIGIGHAGTLISAILFLFRQKWRTSINRFAEAMTIFAVICALLFPTIHVGRPWFIYYPLPIPNQMGIWPNFKSPLLWDVFAVSTYFTVSLIFWYVGLIPDLATIRDRAKTASRRFWYGLFALGWRGSNRHWRNYERGYLILAAFSTPLVLSVHSVVSFDFATSVIPGWHTTIFPPYFVAGAVFSGFAMVMTLAIIARTAYGLQDIITMKHLELMNKIMLVTGSLVGYAYSMEFFIAWYSGNEYELYAFLNRATGPYWWAYWCMVSCNVISPQLFWFRRVRTSIPWMFAISFIINIGMWFERFVIIVTSLHRDYLPSSWGYFSPTIVDVGCFVGSLGLFFTCFMLFIRWIPMVAMSEVKGVLPEAHPHHHREDDQAYAETKPALA; this is encoded by the coding sequence ATGAGCTTTCGCCCCATAGCGGAGATAGGAGAGACACCGCTTCTGCCAGAACGGATCACGTTTGGCAGCGTGTCCGAATCCATCAGTCGTCCGATCGAAGACCGCGCACCGCTCGGCTGGTGGGCCTGCTTCGCTGTGGCCGTGTTCTTTCTGGGCGTCCTCTTCGTTTCGCTCGCCTACCTCTTTTGGGAAGGTATTGGAGCCTGGGGTAACAACAGCCCTGCAGGCTGGGCCTGGGATATCACCAACTTCGTGTGGTGGATTGGAATCGGACACGCAGGCACGCTGATATCTGCGATTCTGTTTCTCTTCCGGCAGAAGTGGCGCACGTCCATCAATCGTTTCGCCGAGGCGATGACGATCTTCGCTGTGATATGTGCGTTGCTTTTCCCGACCATCCATGTCGGCCGGCCCTGGTTCATCTACTATCCGCTGCCAATACCGAACCAGATGGGCATATGGCCCAATTTCAAGAGCCCTCTGCTCTGGGACGTGTTCGCGGTAAGCACGTACTTCACGGTCTCGCTGATTTTCTGGTACGTGGGTCTGATACCGGACCTGGCCACGATCCGTGATCGTGCCAAGACTGCAAGCCGCCGCTTCTGGTATGGCCTGTTTGCCCTGGGCTGGCGTGGCTCGAATCGCCATTGGCGCAACTACGAGCGCGGCTATCTCATCCTCGCCGCCTTCTCTACACCGCTGGTGCTCTCGGTGCACTCGGTGGTCAGCTTCGATTTCGCCACCTCGGTCATACCCGGCTGGCACACGACTATTTTCCCGCCCTATTTCGTGGCCGGAGCTGTTTTTTCCGGATTCGCTATGGTGATGACCCTGGCGATTATCGCACGCACGGCCTATGGGCTGCAGGACATCATCACGATGAAGCATCTCGAGCTGATGAACAAGATCATGCTCGTGACCGGCAGCCTGGTAGGCTATGCGTATTCGATGGAGTTCTTCATCGCCTGGTATTCGGGCAACGAGTATGAGCTTTATGCTTTTCTAAATCGCGCAACCGGCCCCTATTGGTGGGCGTACTGGTGCATGGTCAGCTGCAACGTTATTTCGCCTCAGCTGTTCTGGTTCAGGCGCGTACGCACCAGCATTCCTTGGATGTTCGCAATCTCGTTTATTATCAACATCGGAATGTGGTTTGAGCGCTTCGTGATTATCGTGACATCCCTGCATCGGGACTACTTGCCCTCGTCGTGGGGGTACTTCAGCCCGACCATCGTGGACGTCGGTTGCTTCGTGGGCTCGCTGGGACTCTTCTTCACCTGTTTCATGCTCTTCATTCGCTGGATACCCATGGTGGCTATGAGCGAGGTCAAGGGAGTGCTGCCCGAGGCCCATCCCCATCACCATCGAGAGGACGACCAGGCATACGCCGAAACCAAGCCGGCGCTTGCATAG
- a CDS encoding DUF3341 domain-containing protein yields MDQISEMGAKPVALCLAEFSQPEACLHAAERVRDQGYQKWDVHTPYPVHGMDAAMGLGDSRLGWIVLCFGLTGVTAAFSMMYWMNGIDYPLIIGGKPADAIPSMVPILFELTVLLSAFGSLLGMLHLNKLPRHHHPVFYSERFDQCSNDKFFISIEAADRQFDAGHTKAFMESLRPDYVELVHEEDR; encoded by the coding sequence ATGGACCAGATTAGCGAGATGGGAGCGAAGCCGGTTGCCCTGTGCCTAGCTGAGTTCAGCCAACCGGAAGCTTGCCTGCACGCCGCTGAAAGGGTGCGAGACCAGGGCTATCAGAAGTGGGATGTCCACACGCCCTACCCGGTACATGGGATGGACGCGGCCATGGGTTTGGGCGACTCCAGGCTCGGCTGGATCGTCTTGTGCTTCGGCCTCACGGGAGTGACGGCGGCCTTCTCGATGATGTACTGGATGAATGGGATCGACTACCCGCTCATCATAGGCGGTAAGCCAGCCGACGCCATTCCGAGCATGGTGCCCATCCTCTTCGAGCTGACGGTGTTGCTGTCGGCATTCGGATCGTTGCTCGGCATGCTTCACCTGAACAAGCTGCCCCGGCATCACCATCCCGTTTTTTATTCGGAGCGTTTCGATCAGTGCTCGAACGACAAGTTCTTCATTTCCATCGAGGCGGCCGATCGGCAGTTCGATGCGGGGCATACCAAGGCCTTCATGGAGTCGCTGAGGCCCGACTACGTGGAGCTTGTACATGAGGAGGACC